The DNA sequence TGCGTCATCCGAGTCTCGCTCTCGTTCCCCATGTCAAATCTGCAAACGAGAGGGGCATCAAGCTTTGGACTGTTTTAATCAAATGAATTATTCATTTCAGGGACGTCATCCTCCTACTGAATTAGCCGCTATGGTGGCTGAGGCTAACACGACTTATCTAAATCAACATCAATGGTATGCGGATAGTGGGGCTAATCTTCATGTTACCTCAGATATTGCTAATCTTGCAACTTCTCTGCGGGAGTAAGGTAGGCGACGAAACGACGGCTAGACAGAGATCTACTCTTCCAACAGGCACGGTGGAGCAAAAACaccagaggaaaaaaaaagggccGAGCACGaacataatattttcctttttaatctgCAAAACAATGGATGAGATCAAGAGAAACTTTTGCTTGATGCAAAAGGACGGAAATGGAGAACAAAGAAGGTAGAGTATTTGTTGCACTGCTGAAATTACGAAGATTATGGAATATAAATTGAAGAATTCGGTTATTTATTATGTAACGTCTGAAAATCAAAGAGATCGTCCGATGAATGGAAATGGAAACAActgctgaaaaaatctgaaagtttttaaagaaataattaaggACTAAAATTAGTAATAGTAAtggtattaataatataaacataaaaaaataaaataatttaaaatctttaacttaaaaaaataaataaataaattgtggCCGTTACACCAGCCTTGTCTTGTCATGACTAGTGGCTTGACCATGGGCCATAAAACATGGGATCCTACCAAGGGAGTCGCTGACGCCACATCAgtcgaaaaaaaaagaagacaaaaagaaaaaacgcgcgaaataagaaaaaagaaaaatcaaaacagagcTTTCGGGTTTTAGCTAGCTTTCAGGTGGGTTTCTTATTCATGTTCGATCGTCTGGATCTTGCGTGTGTTTTTTCGTTTTCATGCTCGTTTGAGCTAGTTCCATCCCTTTACTAGCATAATACAGCAGCCTCTGCTTTGGATTCTCGTATATATGAGCAGTAGTACCACTGGGAATCCTTTCGTCTTGTGGCAATGATTCTAGGGAATATCGACTCTCATAAACCTCATCTTCTAAACCGGTGCTCATATCATTGTCAGCACTAGACTCACTCTTGTCTACATCACCCAGTATAGCCGTAGACACTAGAATGGCATTTTAGGGCAAATGCCCACTTCTAAACTTTGCTGCAGGGGCAGTCCAAACCCCTTGTCGTGCGAATGTTGGTAATGAGATCTATCTGAGGTCTCAGATTGGAGTTAGGGAATGGGGCTTCTTTCTGATGAGAAATAGAGGccaaaaatttaaagtttttctttttttaattgtgaCTTTGGAAAGACAAATGATACAACCAACTAAAACATGCCTAGATCACAGCCCAGAATGAAGAAGCAAAATTTactaagaaaattaaagaaaagcaTTCATAGAGCATGACTCCCGAAGCAATAGAGAGTTTGATGAATTTCCAAAGACCTGAAAAGGCTTGAAAAGAGAATCCAATCCAAGTTTGAGGACATCCACCAAACATGGCGTATCCATACAATGCGAGGACAAAAACCCACCAAGAGATGTCCAAAGCAACAAAAATACCGACAAGCCCAAAATCCCACACATAAACGACGAGCCATGTACTCAATAGATTAACTATTAAAGCTGCCAAAGACACCCAAGCAATTACAAAGCTCTTGAGCTGTGACTGCAAGAACCGTTGCACTGGGAACAGAAACCCAAAAGCCGAAGAGCAATGGTCAGAACCAGAAAGCCACCAACTCCGACAACTCTGCTACTTCGTCGGATTGTCCTAAGAGTTTCAAAATAGGAGTGGCAAAAATGTAAATGGGCAAGAGTAGAATGCAGTAGAGGAAGAGCACAATCCATGACCTATATGCCCAACATGTCGTATCTCTTTGCCCTAAAAGCTTGACCACACAGTGTCTCCAATGCGCTCGCCATCCCTAACTGCATTTCCAACTCTCAGAATATTTGTTCAAATACAAAAGAGATTATTCCAACAAGAACAGAGTATTGGAATTTATGGAGGTCAAACTAAACGGTGTGTTTTCGATTTTTGCCACATCAGCCGCTGTTTGCCCTGTGCTTATACCAGACCACTGTTTGTAgctttttactattttttatttaagaagaaaTAAGTAGTTGAAAATTACGATGTGATATTTAAGTCCAGAGTTCCTCTTCAGAACAGCCCATTTGCTAAGAGCAGAATAACAGCCCCCAATTATAAATAGACACGTAAGAAAGTGGCCTAAATTTACATTGCACATGTACACACCTGATTAAAACccataacaaatgaaaaagagaaagagaaacctACCTACAAAATTGAAACCCGAAGGCCTGCGAACATTCCCTACTGCTTCCCTTTCGGAAACCTCTTCCTAGACCAGAGCTCCATGAACGACGGCAACTGTGAGAAACGTTGGGCCAACATAGATTGCCCACCAGTTCCCAATCTATGTTGGCCCACTAGTTCACAAAATCGTTTGAAGCTTCCAGGTTCCTTTGGCATAACAGTTGCAGGCACGGCCTCTTGTTGTTGGCCTTAGCTAGTTCAGTCACCACCCTCGGTTTATCGAAGTTCATGTTTGCTCCACTAGTTATTGCGACAACATTTTCGCCCATGAGACCATAATACTTGCAATATGCTTCAGCTCCAGCAAGAGCAAGGGCACATGCTGGTTCTAAaatgcttcttttttcttcgAACATGTCCTGCAACATGGGTAACAATATATAAATGCTAAGAACTGACACCTACATCTATTATTTTGAGGATTAAGGTTGCGAATGTGAGAGGGGGATCAAGGAGTTAGATGAAGAAGAAATCTGAGAGGGGGAGATCTGAGTGTGAGAGGTGTTTTTTTCTGTGCGATGCGGTTCCATTGTAGTGTAAATGAGAAGCCTAAgtataatgaaattattagaGGGCTGTTTTTTGGTGGAAGCCAGCCTGACCTCTTATAAGATTAACTCTTAAATCCACCACTTGTTGGAAGACCTAAAAGACATCATGCAAATATATAATAGTTAACAGCTGCTAGCtacttgaagaaaaaatttcagtAAATTCTTAAAACTTTAAATCATCTTGATCCACTTGGAGAGACATACAATTTTCACCCACTAGCTTTTAACCTTTTAAATCGCACCCTAAATGAATAGAAACTTCAATTTATACCCTCAACTATCTATAGTTTTTCACTGTACAATCAATTAAAGATTTGATGgtaagttttagttttagtttttcaCTGTACAATCAATTTACCCTAAAACTGCCACGTGGTCAGTTTTAGTTTATCTTAACGTATAGACCtgtaaagtaaaagaaaaaataaatgatagttaATTACAGGTGAAGAGTGTAAATtttgctgataaaaaaaaaagttaatatatataataaaaaaaaggacaacTTTAATGTAAACATAAACACCAGCTGCAACAAATGCGGATCGGTAATTTTATATTAAGGAATATAGATGAAAGTAttgtcttttatttatgaaatttgatcttatattaaaaagatgATGACATGAATactataaacattaatatagtTTTCAAATATTTGTGAACGAGTGATtctatataaaatcataaattatataatagttacataattattttaaaaataaatgagatttattattaaaaaattaatttttttttttatataaattttatattatatttatttattttaaaatgattatgcgattatgatataatttattgcataaatatatatttatatagaaagtacaaaaaaaaaaacgaaaaaacaaTATATTCTGACAGAAAAATTGACGAGTTAAGAACCAATTCAATTATTTAGGACAACAATATATCCCCCGCCCCCCTCATCATGAATGTCTTGGCCCCCCGTGGACTTGAAGCAGCTGCCATTTCAGTTTCACACCCAATCCGCTGACTTTCAAACCATTTTTGTTGACTTGGGAGTTGGTGACCACACGAATATTAACgcacccttttttattttttatttttttttccgaaaacagaaaaaaaatgttgaaagttGCAGGCCAGTGACCAAGCAATAGCACTTTGTCTGCGGGTGTTAACGTTATGGGCTTCAAAGTTTCAAACTACTCTTTAAGTTTAACACGAAATCTGATCTACACTTCCTCGAGGTTTTATTTGTTGGATCTTTCAATCTTAATTTccccaaaaaaatagaaaaaggaaaagagaaaatggaatTTGTGTCCGGCACGTCCAGAAAACAACGAAGCTCCGTAGCTGCTCACACTTATAAAACGCACGTGCCCTTTGAGTTTGACCCCCAAGACTTGATAATAAGAAGCTTCTGAAAAAGCGGCCGTCTTACTTCTAGCCCTAATCTTCCCCACTCTCCCTTTCTTGTGTATAGTAACACAATGCGGAAGTGATCGAAGAATTACTCTGAATACATTGAGGCTCCGAACACGCAGATGGTAAATTcaggttatttatttatttatttatttgttttattggtTTCTTGATTTCGTTTGCGTGAGCTGAtttcttggttttcttttttctttttttttcctgattcaATTCGGAAGACGGTCTCGTACTTGACTTCAAACAAACCTATTGAAGCTTAGttttttttagagtaatttattgttttgttttatgtttatttctGCGAAATGGGTATTAAGCGGCGAGGACTCGGAGTGATTGTAGATATCCTAAAAATTCGGTCTGTAATTGAAAGAATTGAATGTTTAAATGATCAACATAAAGTTAGCTGATTGCTTTTGTTGTGGGTTTATTACAATCTGGGTGTTGATCGTCTTGTCTCAAAGTTGGGTAATTTAGTTCAAGTCTGCAGGCAATGCTGACGTTCTTCACTGAAATTTTCTTGCCAATAAAGATTATTGAAATTagggttttagattttgtaattGGATGTGAAATGAtggttatttatatatatatatggctgaaAAAGATATTTCATCTGGTGACAGTGAGGAGTTTGGAGACCAAAATGCCAGCGCGTCAGCATTTTTCTCGAATAGACACTTTTGAGCTAAAGACTCGTATAGAAAGGAAGGTGGGGCGCCCGAAGGCAGAGGAGTATTTTGACCTTCTCAAAAGATTTTTAAGTCTTAAGATTAGCAAATCCGACTTCGATAAACTTTGCATTGACAAAATTGGGAGAGAAAATGTTCGTCTTCATAACCATCTCATTAGATCAATCATAAGCAATGCATTTCTCTCAAAGACTCCCCCATCAAAGGACCACAAGTTAGAAGGTTCTCTCACTGTTAGAGTGGAAAATGGGTATCAGAGAAGCGATATTCAGTCACTATGCCGAGATATTCCACAATCCCCTCGAAAAGGGAGGACCCCAAATATTCGTGATCGCAAGTTTAGGGACCGCCCGAGTCCTCTTGGGCCTCATGGGAAGAACCATAGTGTTGCTTGTGAAGATTCAATCCCCAAAATTCAAGAGCAGCAGAGTGCTACTGAGCTTCTTTCTTTGGGTAGCAGACCCCCTGGCTCTGTGGAAGATGGTGAAGAGGTTGATCAGGCTGCTGAAAGCCCGAGTATTTATAGTAGAAGCCCTGTTAGAGCTCCTCTTGGCATCCCCATGAATACAAAAGGAACAAGGAAGGTGTTATGCAG is a window from the Juglans regia cultivar Chandler chromosome 7, Walnut 2.0, whole genome shotgun sequence genome containing:
- the LOC108982342 gene encoding uncharacterized protein LOC108982342 isoform X1, producing MVNSVRSLETKMPARQHFSRIDTFELKTRIERKVGRPKAEEYFDLLKRFLSLKISKSDFDKLCIDKIGRENVRLHNHLIRSIISNAFLSKTPPSKDHKLEGSLTVRVENGYQRSDIQSLCRDIPQSPRKGRTPNIRDRKFRDRPSPLGPHGKNHSVACEDSIPKIQEQQSATELLSLGSRPPGSVEDGEEVDQAAESPSIYSRSPVRAPLGIPMNTKGTRKVLCSGSATTFFTETCQNSGELPDTSSLRKSLEQKLEAEGINISVDCANLLNNCLDVYLKRLIKPCLDLAGSRSVQKHIDQRHDCDLPGVRRTLPMRYVQNQSRPFFASMSDFCVAMELNPRILGADWTTELEKVCLRASED
- the LOC108982342 gene encoding uncharacterized protein LOC108982342 isoform X2, with translation MPARQHFSRIDTFELKTRIERKVGRPKAEEYFDLLKRFLSLKISKSDFDKLCIDKIGRENVRLHNHLIRSIISNAFLSKTPPSKDHKLEGSLTVRVENGYQRSDIQSLCRDIPQSPRKGRTPNIRDRKFRDRPSPLGPHGKNHSVACEDSIPKIQEQQSATELLSLGSRPPGSVEDGEEVDQAAESPSIYSRSPVRAPLGIPMNTKGTRKVLCSGSATTFFTETCQNSGELPDTSSLRKSLEQKLEAEGINISVDCANLLNNCLDVYLKRLIKPCLDLAGSRSVQKHIDQRHDCDLPGVRRTLPMRYVQNQSRPFFASMSDFCVAMELNPRILGADWTTELEKVCLRASED